The following nucleotide sequence is from Rhizoctonia solani chromosome 15, complete sequence.
AGTAGACTGGCACGCAAGCGTTGATACCTTTGCACTTGCAGAAGGCCACCACGTCTGTATCATGTGTCAGTGTCAGACAAATGCTCTGGGCTTACGTGTTAAAAATTTCTGCGACAGTATACTGGACAGTGCTCATAGCTTCGTGTTGAACGGAATCATTCGTACACATGAAAATTTGATTCATTGACCATGGTATCTCATTTACATTGATGAAATTTACTCCGCACTACAATTCCCTGCACCTTCACAATAATTGCTGCAGCCCTCAAATCCATTCGAATGATTGCTCCAGAGTGATTCCCGAGGAGATACCAGCATCCTCGCTCGTGGATGACACAATGACTTCAAAGTCACCCGCTTCAGCGACCCATAATCCTTCGCCATCGCGACCCTCTCCAGCCCAATCGTCAAAGTACGCGAACGCATACTTGTCCAGACTGATAGTAACAGTTTCGGACTTTCCAGGATCAAGCAAGGATGACTTCGCAAAGCCTTTGAGCTCCTTGACCGGTCTATCTAGGCGTGAGACAATATCACGAACATATACTTGACTATATGCACACATCAGCCAGACTAAGATTAGAGGTCCAACTGATAGACTTACACGACATCACGGCCTGTATGTTTTCCGGTGTTCTTGACTGTAACGGAGACACTGACAGCGCTGTCCTTTCCAATTTTTCCGGAAAGCTTTAGATTGGAATGCTCGAATTGTGTGTAAGATAGACCATGTccgaaggggaagaggacttTCTTCTTGTATGTGAGATAGTGCCTGTAGCCAACGAATACCCCCTCAGCTGAATATCGAAACTTTTGGTAAATATCTATTAATTTTGCCTCATAAATGAGCTTACCGTAAAGAACTTTACCGTTCTGGCCAGGGAAGTTGAGGTAAGACGGAGTGTCTTCATCTCTCTATTAAAGATTTGTAAACGCTATTCAGGATCATAAACCTGACGAGCTTACAACCGGGAAACTAAGTGGAAGCCTCGAGCTCGGGTTAACCTTGCCAAACAGTACATCGGCTAAGCCATGACCTGCTTCGCCTCCAGAATAGAATGACTGCACGATTGTCGAAGCAGTATCGGCCCAGGGCATAGAGACAGGTGTACCGCTGATGACCACTACTGCCGTATTTTTGTTTGCCTCGAGCACTGCCGAGACAAGCCGGTTGGTTGCTCGTGGCAGTTCCATGTTATCCCTATCATATCCCTCTGATTCCCAGTCTGTATGAAGGATATGAAAACTTATGCTCAGGCAGTGGAGAAGCGGAGCCTACCATTGTTGAGACCGACTACGAGCACGACCTTGTCAACCTTCTTAGCAAGATCCACCGCCTCCTTGATACCCTGTTCATCTTGAAATGCACGTCCCCCGCCCCAGCGGCAACCACCGCGGCCCTCGAGGGAGAGCGACCCTGCACCAACCTGGGTGAATCCCCTGGCACGGGCGGCGACCGGGCTGGTGAATTGTAGTATAATCTCGACTGACTTTCCAGCCGTGAGCTCGACGGTGTTGCATAATTCGACAGTTCCAGTCATGAAGAAAACGTCTATCGATACCTGAGATGAGTAAGGCGCAGAATGAAGTACAAAAGCACCTACGGCCAGGCACGGGGTTAGTCGAGTTGTCGATGATCTTCTTTCCGTCAACATAAACATCGACAAGGCCGGTCGCAGCCGCTCCAAATTCGTACTGCAAGCGAGATGAATATCTATTATTGAAATTGGAGCAGCCAGGCGTACCTTGCCAGTAACGTCAGGTGTGAAAATACCAGTCATTGTAGCCCAACATTCTTGGTGAAGAATCtattcaaaaaaaaaatcagtCGCATGTTAACAAGACTAATTCCGGGAACTCACATCATCTGTCGGCAGATTATCGTTGAAGAACGCAAACGATGTGGTTCCACGGTTATAATGAACCCTCTTTGCATCGGGGTTCTGAACTGGATCCTCGTTGAACCACTCGATGTCGTAGCCAGGCTCCCCGGCCTTGGTCTTCAAGTGCTTGGCACCCAAAAGCGGAGCTTCTTTGTGTGCGTGGGCCCCGAGTGTGTATTGTACCTCGACCTTGTTGCCTGCGTCCGCGAGAGCGGCGGCGATACCCTCAAGTGCGGTGGTGTGCTTGTAAGGCCGGAGATTAGCGGATCCTCCACCAGAGAATACTGGCGCATCTGCGTTGGGACCGATGACACCAATAGAAGTGACGTCCTTGGCAGAAAGGGGAAGAAGCGATTCGGAGTTTTTGAGAAGAACGTTGGCATGCTGTATTAATCCACAATTAGATCACGTTCGAGAACTTGGGAGAAACAACTCACAGCAGCAGCCTCGCGCAACAAGCTGACAGTCTCGGGCTTGGGTTCTCCGGTCTCGTCAGCGTTCTCGGGAATACCAGACTCGGCGACCCGGTTAATCAATTTCAAAACCTAGAGTGGAATCTCGAGTTATTCTATTTTGATCGAGGAAAGAAGCGGGGTAAACTTGCCTCGCGTACGCGATCGTCGATCTCAGGCACCCTGATTTTCTGAGCAGTGACGCAGCGCTGGAGAGCGTCCGCGCGCCAAGTTGGTGGGCCCTGGTACAAAAAGTGATTAGGAATACAGTGGCTAAATATAGTTCGACCAAAAGGGAGTACTCACAGGCATCTCAAGATCAAGACCAGCCTTGATTGAGGCATCGGCGGAGTATGTGCCATACCTATTCACGACTGAATGCTCATTCGCAGCGAATTAAAATAGCACAACATACCAGTCAGACATGATGAGTCCATCCCATCCCCACTGTTTCCTAAGAACAGAATCGAGGAGACTACGATCAATCTGTCAGAACACTACCCCACAACCCCTCACGATGAGCCCCACTAACTATTTATTCTCCGATGCATGCAAACCTAGATGTCACCCAAAAGCGTCAATTCACATGCACCGGACCAGAGCAAAGAAGAAAGGAGAAAGAAGAAGGAAAGGAAAAAGCGCATTCGGCATACCATTTACGCGGTTATATGCGGTCATCAAAGCCCAAGGAGCCGACTCGGGATCACGGCAAGCAATCTCAAACGCACGGAGATAAATCTCACGAAGTGCGCGAGTCGAGAGTTCGGCTATTAAATCGGACTATGGATCAATaccaaaagaaaaaaaaattcACTCGAGTGCGGAGAGACTTACAGGACATGGACATCCGCTCAAACTCGGAATCGTTGGTAACATAGTGCTTGATGGTGGCCGAGACACCTTCGGACTGAACGCCCTTGATGAATGCGCGAGCCAACGTGCCGGACAAGAGCGGGTCTTCCGAGTATGATTCGAAGCCGCGGCCGCCTAGAGGCGATCGCTGGATGTTGATCGTCGGGCCGAGGAGAACGTGGCATCCTATGAATCGCGGGGAAAGTATGGGAAATAAGATATCAGAATCGAGTGGAGATATGAACAGGGGTTGCTTACCTTTATCTTTACAATCGCGACCAATCGCTTGGCCGACTTTTTCAATGAATTCGACGTCCCAGGACGACCCCAGACCAGTCGCAGCGGGGAAACACGCAGCAGGGACACCTTCGAAAACTATACCCATGCATCATCAGTACCCCACCATCACCAATAACGTACAGACAAAGACTCACATTTGGTTCCACGAGCTCCGTTCGGCCCGTCAGTGAACTACAGCTCAATTAGACAACTGTTCTTCGATAGCATAAAGTATACGTACGCGAAGTGATGGAATCCCTAAGCGAGGAACTGCATACGTATGCCACTATCGCGCGATCATAGGTTAATATTGAGGTTTCCCCGAGAGGTTGCTATCGGCACATGTACACACCATATCGATACCAGCCAACAGGCGTGTCTTTTCATTCAGAGAgagcttggaaattgtatCCTCGATATCGAGGGGCTTGAACGGACGAGGAGCCATACTTTCAAAAGCGAAACGAGTTATTTAATTCAGATGGGAgaggggaggagggggatgTGTGGGATGGGATGGAGGGGTAGTGCGGACCCCCCCCGCCTCTAAAGTCGCCCCTCTTAtaccatcaccccctcccaCCCTGCCCAACAATTGTCCGACGACGAATAATCCTGGACAGTACCTTCGGCTGATTGAGAAACCATCACGAGGTCGACGTTTGCCCAATTGTATGCCGACTCTGCCCGGAGAATTCTCGGAAAGTGTACCCAAAAGGTAAAAAAGTGCGAGCT
It contains:
- a CDS encoding glycoside hydrolase family 3 protein; the protein is MAPRPFKPLDIEDTISKLSLNEKTRLLAGIDMWHTYAVPRLGIPSLRFTDGPNGARGTKFFEGVPAACFPAATGLGSSWDVEFIEKVGQAIGRDCKDKGCHVLLGPTINIQRSPLGGRGFESYSEDPLLSGTLARAFIKGVQSEGVSATIKHYVTNDSEFERMSMSSELSTRALREIYLRAFEIACRDPESAPWALMTAYNRVNGLHASENKYLLDSVLRKQWGWDGLIMSDWYGTYSADASIKAGLDLEMPGPPTWRADALQRCVTAQKIRVPEIDDRVLKLINRVAESGIPENADETGEPKPETVSLLREAAAHANVLLKNSESLLPLSAKDVTSIGVIGPNADAPVFSGGGSANLRPYKHTTALEGIAAALADAGNKVEVQYTLGAHAHKEAPLLGAKHLKTKAGEPGYDIEWFNEDPVQNPDAKRVHYNRGTTSFAFFNDNLPTDDILHQECWATMTGIFTPDVTGKYEFGAAATGLVDVYVDGKKIIDNSTNPVPGHVFFMTGTVELCNTVELTAGKSVEIILQFTSPVAARARGFTQVGAGSLSLEGRGGCRWGGGRAFQDEQGIKEAVDLAKKVDKVVLVVGLNNDWESEGYDRDNMELPRATNRLVSAVLEANKNTAVVVISGTPVSMPWADTASTIVQSFYSGGEAGHGLADVLFGKVNPSSRLPLSFPVRDEDTPSYLNFPGQNGKVLYAEGVFVGYRHYLTYKKKVLFPFGHGLSYTQFEHSNLKLSGKIGKDSAVSVSVTVKNTGKHTGRDVVQVYVRDIVSRLDRPVKELKGFAKSSLLDPGKSETVTISLDKYAFAYFDDWAGEGRDGEGLWVAEAGDFEVIVSSTSEDAGISSGITLEQSFEWI